The genomic window ACCTACTCCAAAACGTCCGCGTGGCAATCTTTCTTTTGGAATAACAATATGATGTTTTTCTTTACCTATTGTTTCAGCATGATAGGCATCACTATCTTCGGATACTACACTCAACCCTAAATCATCTCTTAATGTTTGCATCGTATCTTTAGGTTGACTAGATAACAATACTGCGCCATGAAATCCCATAATTTGGTATCCGTTCATTTCTTCACCTTCTACCAAAGCTATATCTAAACCATGAGAGTCATTAAATAATAGTGTCGTTTTTCCAAATAATTGACTTATCTCAAAGGAGACATTAAAAGAAGTAAGACGTTCATTCCAATAAGCGAGACTACCTTTAGGAACTCGAAACGCAATGCGACCAACTTGTCCACTACCAACACGCCCTCGACTGGTTGTATTCCATGGGAAAAAAGTTATGATAGTCCCCAGTTCAGCTTGTTCATTACCAAAATATAAATGGTACGTTTGTGGGTCATCAAAATTAACTGTTTGTTTAACCAGTCTAAGTCCCAATATCGTTTCGTAAAATCTCACATTTTCTTTAGTATTTCCAACAATAGCTGAAATATGATGTATTCTATTTATAGATTCCATATCTAAACACCTCTATCTTTTTGTATTAAATGGTTTGATAACACTTTCTATATATTCACGTTTTTTTTCTAAAAATGGTGGTAGTGATAACGCTTCTCCTAATGTTTCATAAGGCTCATCTTCCATAAATCCAGGTTCGTCTGTTGCAAGCTCTATTAAAATATGCCCTACTCTGACATAAAGTGATTCAAAATAAAAACGATTCACATAACCCGAATTAGGTAATCCTAGCTGATCAAATAACTCTTTCCATACTTGTAAAGACGCACGATGTTTCAAACGAAAGGCCAAATGATGCACTTCTCCGTATCCTTGTCTAGCATCAGGTAATTGAGTGTCTTCGACTAAAATAATCCGTGTCCCATTGCCCCCTTCACCAACTTCCATCAAATATCGATTTCCCTCATGAGTAATTTCTTTAAACGAAAAAATTGTTT from Vagococcus martis includes these protein-coding regions:
- a CDS encoding VOC family protein, which encodes MESINRIHHISAIVGNTKENVRFYETILGLRLVKQTVNFDDPQTYHLYFGNEQAELGTIITFFPWNTTSRGRVGSGQVGRIAFRVPKGSLAYWNERLTSFNVSFEISQLFGKTTLLFNDSHGLDIALVEGEEMNGYQIMGFHGAVLLSSQPKDTMQTLRDDLGLSVVSEDSDAYHAETIGKEKHHIVIPKERLPRGRFGVGTVHHIAWSVPDDETHRIWQDYLYEEKYQVTEIKDRQYFKAIYFIEKGNIVFELATDKPGFTINESLDHLGEKLMLPPQYEHMRSQLEKSLLPLR